One stretch of Lacrimispora sphenoides DNA includes these proteins:
- a CDS encoding ABC transporter substrate-binding protein, whose product MKLRKIAALGLAGITAASLAACGGSSGSAGATAAGTTAAGTTAAAAQTNTAASTEPVTIKVSLWDYSNTAYYPIMVEAFEKSHPNIKVDIVEFSAAEYSDTIVVKMGAKEKYDVVFMKGLPEMSALIAGGHLQPLTDRITGFDMKPYGGAEKSLSLNGVVYGLPFRTDNNMIFYNKDLFDKAGVQYPKDGMTMEEYRELAKKMTSGEGAEKVYGSHVHTWPSNVYQYSRIIDEFNYLDTSTYEKLKPYYETILGMQNEDKSVQDYGELKTGNIHYSGVFYNEQVAMLQIGSWYIEMLTGNVTPQSEHYFKWGAVTLPNSKGNTYENMVGGITPCSIGAYSEHPEEAWEFLSYVCGEEGAKVIAERGIVPGWKGQSILDIFDKLPEQFPNAPEGLSKFLTPPNYIVEQPMDPNAKAINTVIEEMHSDIMTNSVSIDDGIKTAIERAKEAGAK is encoded by the coding sequence ATGAAGTTGAGAAAGATTGCAGCATTGGGACTTGCAGGCATTACGGCAGCCAGTCTGGCAGCTTGCGGGGGCAGTTCAGGTTCTGCCGGTGCTACGGCAGCAGGAACTACAGCGGCGGGAACTACGGCAGCTGCAGCGCAGACGAATACGGCAGCAAGTACTGAACCGGTGACAATCAAAGTTTCGCTTTGGGATTATTCTAACACCGCGTATTATCCGATCATGGTGGAAGCGTTTGAAAAGTCACATCCGAATATCAAGGTTGACATTGTTGAATTTTCGGCCGCAGAATATTCGGATACGATCGTTGTCAAGATGGGCGCAAAAGAAAAGTATGATGTGGTCTTTATGAAGGGGCTGCCTGAAATGAGTGCTTTGATCGCAGGAGGGCATCTGCAGCCTTTAACAGACAGAATCACCGGTTTCGATATGAAGCCATACGGCGGTGCGGAAAAGTCCCTGAGTCTGAACGGCGTTGTCTACGGCCTTCCTTTCCGGACAGATAACAATATGATTTTCTACAATAAAGATTTATTTGATAAAGCAGGAGTCCAATATCCAAAAGATGGTATGACGATGGAGGAATACAGGGAACTTGCAAAGAAGATGACTTCGGGTGAAGGCGCGGAAAAAGTATATGGATCCCATGTGCACACATGGCCGTCAAACGTTTATCAGTATTCCAGAATCATAGACGAATTCAATTATCTGGATACATCTACCTATGAAAAACTAAAGCCTTATTATGAGACGATTCTCGGAATGCAGAATGAAGATAAGTCTGTTCAGGACTACGGTGAATTAAAGACAGGAAATATCCATTATTCAGGTGTTTTTTACAATGAGCAGGTTGCAATGCTTCAAATCGGATCCTGGTATATTGAAATGCTTACCGGCAATGTAACACCTCAAAGCGAACACTATTTTAAATGGGGCGCAGTGACCTTGCCTAATTCCAAGGGAAATACATACGAAAATATGGTAGGCGGGATTACCCCCTGTTCCATCGGAGCATATTCGGAACACCCGGAAGAGGCCTGGGAATTTTTGAGCTATGTTTGCGGGGAAGAAGGGGCAAAAGTAATTGCGGAGCGCGGAATCGTCCCCGGCTGGAAAGGCCAGTCCATATTAGATATATTCGACAAATTACCAGAGCAGTTCCCCAATGCACCGGAAGGGCTTTCAAAATTCCTGACACCTCCCAATTATATTGTGGAACAGCCTATGGATCCCAATGCAAAAGCGATCAATACGGTAATAGAAGAAATGCATTCTGATATCATGACCAATAGCGTCTCCATCGACGACGGTATTAAAACGGCGATTGAAAGGGCAAAAGAGGCTGGAGCGAAGTAA
- a CDS encoding response regulator transcription factor: MKYKILIVDDEPLARIGLSGLVCENFPDFEIGSTAANGNEAIEILKKETFDLVITDIKMPAADGFDILTYIQNTEDKNAPLCILLSSFEEFEYARTAMKLNAFDYLVKMELNKETLEKTLNKAKKVLAERKTETGRYGQEFNLFTNRFLYHLVSGGYTSEEEILDFIKMYDLDLKAKFYQPLTVDILFEKENLNTGAYSTYLNILSTVKECIGRYTKSTVIAYNHQRIACILLFHKADEIDALTNTVSEDIRQLIKIFFNTGVTIKPGKTTSSLNEIHLCFEFNKEEAPSLNKTFDLNVFNKRLIESLENFNLTLFDQTVRAIEAAIDTLAFEELINIVSFMIHLVMNCIYDGETILSESYKNEAKSYKVLYTYHKKTEIIRYLDVFKTAVKSAMENQLNDPKYNLVIQAKDYIKNHIFMKISLADTASFINVSPNYLSALFRQYSDLGFSEYINKMKVKKAQELLAKSNLKIYQISEELGFDNPQYFSRVFKKYTGHTPTDMGRCALKQEEN; this comes from the coding sequence ATGAAATATAAGATCCTGATTGTTGACGATGAACCCTTAGCCCGTATAGGGCTATCAGGCCTTGTTTGTGAGAACTTCCCTGATTTTGAGATAGGCTCTACTGCCGCAAACGGCAACGAAGCAATCGAAATCTTAAAAAAAGAGACCTTTGACCTGGTCATAACAGACATAAAAATGCCTGCAGCGGACGGATTTGACATTTTAACATACATACAAAATACAGAGGATAAAAACGCTCCTTTGTGTATCCTTTTATCCAGCTTTGAAGAATTTGAATATGCCCGGACTGCCATGAAGCTAAATGCCTTTGACTATCTTGTAAAAATGGAGCTGAACAAAGAAACCCTTGAAAAAACGTTAAACAAGGCTAAAAAAGTACTGGCTGAAAGAAAAACAGAAACCGGCAGGTATGGGCAAGAGTTCAATCTATTCACGAACCGTTTTCTCTACCACCTGGTTAGCGGCGGCTATACTTCCGAAGAAGAAATTCTGGATTTCATAAAAATGTACGATCTGGATTTAAAAGCGAAGTTTTATCAGCCCCTGACCGTAGATATTCTTTTTGAAAAGGAAAACTTAAATACTGGAGCTTACTCTACCTATTTAAATATTTTAAGTACCGTAAAGGAGTGCATCGGCCGTTATACAAAAAGTACGGTGATCGCGTACAACCATCAAAGGATTGCATGTATTCTTCTCTTTCATAAAGCAGATGAAATCGATGCGCTGACCAATACGGTCTCAGAAGACATCCGACAGCTTATTAAAATTTTTTTCAATACCGGAGTTACTATAAAGCCGGGAAAAACGACCTCTTCCCTCAATGAGATCCACCTGTGTTTTGAATTTAATAAAGAAGAAGCCCCATCCCTTAATAAAACATTTGATCTGAATGTTTTCAACAAAAGACTGATAGAATCCCTGGAAAATTTCAATCTTACCCTTTTTGACCAGACAGTCAGAGCGATTGAAGCCGCCATAGATACCCTGGCATTTGAAGAACTGATCAATATTGTGTCCTTTATGATACATTTGGTAATGAACTGTATCTATGACGGAGAAACTATACTTTCGGAGAGCTACAAAAATGAGGCAAAATCTTATAAGGTTTTATACACCTATCATAAGAAAACTGAAATCATCAGATACCTGGATGTATTTAAAACCGCGGTAAAAAGCGCAATGGAAAACCAATTAAACGATCCGAAATACAATCTGGTCATTCAGGCAAAAGATTATATCAAAAATCATATTTTTATGAAAATCAGTTTAGCGGATACCGCTTCTTTTATAAATGTCAGCCCTAATTATTTATCCGCTCTTTTCAGACAATATTCCGATCTTGGCTTTTCTGAATATATCAATAAAATGAAAGTTAAAAAAGCGCAGGAGCTGCTTGCAAAAAGCAACTTGAAGATTTATCAGATCAGTGAAGAACTGGGATTTGACAACCCGCAATATTTTTCAAGAGTCTTTAAAAAATATACAGGACACACCCCTACGGATATGGGGAGATGTGCCCTGAAACAGGAGGAAAATTAA
- a CDS encoding sensor histidine kinase, translating to MLHTNANYGIENNLAQVSALNTVLSANTKITAFLSDNGKDSIRNMSYALSAVTEAKMLLNTTSISGYVPKMLLTSDRNPRYIQIGLFYGQISDKATFEKLCPEELAGPSFSYPITVNPFNPEFYGQYKPEQILPLRFPVSSYATNQKIGNFYIALDTAILADPLKGLEESFILLGDQLYKIENTHFLPLDFDVKQFDALAPSSHIVSKEYKDLYNGTVFLTKSKSGVVLISPLKALHEDIFVPDFNFIFPAFSLLLLQVFFWYLLLNKLVNKPVKIIYNQVSRMIKADYEVSPAFTGISEFEEISTHINELAGAFQLALNQLKEEETLKRNYKFRLLQNQIHPHFIYNTLNSIRWLGQMNSVPPIVDMTTSLSNMMRAVFKNNSEWFRVEEELDFIKEYIHLQSYRYADMFTPVFDIPDPEVLSASVLRFTLQPLVENALFHGIGPAGRKCELLIGVYREREDLIFVVKDNGVGLTVRSLDEIVRETAKADRLSGIGIQNIHQRIQMEFGDQYGLNIESILGEFTKVTVKMPLIYKKQ from the coding sequence ATGCTTCATACGAATGCCAATTATGGCATAGAAAATAACTTAGCCCAGGTTTCTGCTTTAAATACCGTCCTTTCCGCTAATACAAAAATCACCGCTTTTCTATCCGATAACGGAAAAGACAGCATACGCAATATGTCTTATGCACTCTCGGCCGTTACCGAAGCAAAAATGCTGTTAAACACTACTTCCATCTCTGGTTACGTTCCTAAAATGCTCCTTACTTCAGATCGGAACCCGAGGTATATACAAATCGGCCTTTTTTACGGTCAGATTTCCGACAAGGCGACTTTTGAGAAATTATGCCCCGAAGAATTAGCCGGCCCCTCCTTTTCTTATCCCATAACAGTGAATCCCTTTAATCCGGAATTTTACGGTCAGTACAAGCCGGAACAGATACTTCCCCTACGTTTTCCCGTAAGCAGCTATGCAACAAACCAAAAAATAGGAAATTTTTATATAGCCTTAGATACCGCCATACTTGCGGATCCCCTAAAAGGCCTGGAAGAATCCTTTATTCTTCTTGGCGATCAGCTTTATAAAATTGAAAACACTCATTTTTTACCTCTGGATTTTGATGTGAAGCAATTTGATGCTTTGGCTCCTAGCTCTCATATTGTGTCAAAGGAATACAAAGACCTTTATAACGGAACGGTATTCCTTACAAAGTCCAAGTCGGGCGTCGTTTTAATAAGCCCTTTAAAAGCTCTTCATGAGGATATATTCGTACCTGATTTTAATTTTATTTTCCCCGCTTTTTCTTTGCTTCTCCTTCAGGTGTTTTTCTGGTATCTTTTATTAAACAAACTTGTCAATAAACCGGTAAAGATTATTTACAATCAGGTGTCAAGAATGATAAAAGCGGATTATGAGGTCTCACCTGCATTTACGGGCATCTCGGAATTTGAAGAAATAAGCACCCATATCAACGAACTGGCTGGAGCGTTTCAATTGGCACTGAATCAGTTAAAGGAGGAAGAAACACTGAAAAGGAATTATAAATTCCGTCTTCTGCAGAACCAGATCCATCCTCATTTCATTTACAACACTCTAAATTCCATCCGATGGCTGGGACAGATGAACTCTGTTCCGCCCATCGTGGACATGACAACCTCTCTTTCCAATATGATGAGAGCCGTTTTTAAGAACAATTCCGAATGGTTCCGCGTGGAAGAAGAACTGGACTTTATAAAAGAATACATCCATTTGCAATCTTACCGTTATGCAGATATGTTTACTCCGGTATTTGACATTCCAGATCCGGAAGTTTTAAGCGCTTCTGTTTTAAGATTTACCTTGCAGCCCTTAGTGGAGAATGCACTTTTTCACGGCATAGGACCTGCAGGCAGGAAATGTGAATTGCTGATAGGGGTATACAGGGAACGTGAAGATCTGATTTTCGTGGTAAAAGACAACGGAGTCGGTCTTACCGTCCGGTCTTTGGATGAAATCGTAAGGGAAACAGCAAAGGCAGACAGGCTTTCCGGAATAGGAATCCAAAACATACACCAGAGAATACAAATGGAGTTCGGCGACCAATACGGACTGAACATAGAAAGCATTCTCGGTGAATTTACAAAAGTTACCGTAAAAATGCCTCTGATCTATAAAAAACAGTAA
- a CDS encoding carbohydrate ABC transporter permease: MLKKSYRRKKSLIAYSFILPNFIGYFILTFIPIILTFVMSLCEWNFGQTVNFVGFKNFIQMFTKDSQFSLVLINTIYYTVVTVPVTMLFSLLLAMLMNSNLKGRVFFRSVLFFPYVASLVAIAIVWMALFSPQSGPVNSVLRSIGIVNPPRWAADKHWAMPTIIGLTVWKGVGYYMIVYLAALQGVPGELYEAARIDGASKFQQFTNITWPTVTPTTFFVVMMLTISTFKSYDIMYITTQGGPGTATKVLAYHIYNKAFKDNAFGYASALSIVLFLIVLAFTLLQFKVEKKFTNDL, from the coding sequence ATGCTCAAAAAGAGTTATAGACGTAAGAAAAGCCTGATCGCTTATTCTTTTATTCTGCCGAATTTCATAGGCTATTTTATTTTGACTTTTATCCCGATCATTCTGACTTTTGTCATGAGTTTATGTGAATGGAATTTTGGTCAGACTGTAAACTTTGTAGGTTTTAAGAATTTTATACAGATGTTCACGAAGGATTCCCAGTTTTCTTTGGTTCTTATAAATACCATTTATTATACAGTAGTTACAGTCCCTGTAACTATGCTGTTTTCTTTGCTTTTGGCCATGCTCATGAATTCGAATCTGAAAGGAAGGGTGTTTTTCCGCTCGGTCCTTTTCTTTCCATATGTGGCTTCCTTAGTGGCGATTGCTATTGTGTGGATGGCTCTGTTTTCCCCGCAGTCAGGTCCGGTAAACTCTGTGCTTCGCTCCATAGGAATCGTGAATCCTCCGCGCTGGGCGGCGGATAAACACTGGGCTATGCCCACGATCATCGGTCTTACGGTCTGGAAGGGCGTGGGATATTATATGATCGTTTACCTTGCGGCTTTGCAGGGCGTCCCCGGGGAACTTTACGAGGCGGCCAGGATTGATGGGGCTTCCAAATTCCAGCAGTTTACGAATATTACCTGGCCTACGGTTACTCCCACGACATTCTTTGTTGTTATGATGCTTACAATTTCCACTTTTAAATCATACGACATTATGTATATCACGACTCAGGGCGGTCCCGGTACGGCAACAAAGGTCTTGGCCTATCACATATACAACAAAGCGTTTAAAGATAACGCATTCGGATATGCTTCCGCACTTTCCATCGTTCTGTTTCTGATCGTGCTTGCCTTTACCCTGCTGCAATTTAAGGTAGAGAAAAAGTTCACCAACGACTTATAG